Proteins found in one Candidatus Poribacteria bacterium genomic segment:
- a CDS encoding Gfo/Idh/MocA family oxidoreductase: MSDDTYRVGIIGCGGVARAHANAYRRHPKTQMVAAADINPEAVDNFAREFDIPARYTDYREMLDSEQIDILSVCTWPMSHAEITVAAAETGGIKGILCEKPMATNLGEADTMLEACDRNGVKLVVGHQRRFEPVNVTARKLILEGAIGQPTLAFRKAIGGLLNWGTHLIDTIRYLLGDPETLWVLGQISRKTDRYERRMRIEDFSAAIICFEGGTRGVIEVDLPGPGMPAALMYGSDGMITYQDGRIFLTNKKGVTEVQPRGDGMNQLEELIAWIEGRVEEHRGSGRQARYTMEIMMAIYESVRIRDVVRMPLQIKESPLEMMLSEGILKVERPGRYDIRVPFENQK; this comes from the coding sequence ATGTCCGATGATACCTACCGGGTTGGTATAATAGGCTGCGGCGGCGTGGCGCGGGCACATGCTAACGCCTACAGAAGACATCCCAAAACCCAGATGGTCGCCGCAGCGGATATCAACCCTGAAGCGGTTGACAATTTCGCTAGGGAGTTCGACATACCGGCCAGATATACCGATTATCGGGAGATGCTCGATTCGGAGCAGATCGATATACTCAGCGTCTGCACATGGCCGATGTCCCACGCCGAGATAACCGTGGCTGCCGCTGAGACAGGTGGTATCAAGGGGATACTCTGTGAAAAACCTATGGCCACAAACCTCGGCGAGGCGGATACCATGCTGGAGGCCTGTGACCGTAATGGGGTTAAGCTGGTGGTGGGCCATCAACGCCGCTTCGAACCCGTCAACGTCACCGCTAGAAAACTGATCTTGGAAGGCGCCATCGGCCAACCGACCCTCGCTTTCAGAAAGGCAATCGGCGGACTTCTCAACTGGGGAACCCACCTGATTGATACCATAAGATACCTGCTCGGCGATCCTGAGACATTATGGGTGCTGGGCCAGATCTCCCGCAAAACCGATCGATACGAGAGGAGGATGAGAATAGAGGATTTCTCCGCCGCTATCATCTGCTTCGAGGGCGGCACCCGAGGAGTCATAGAGGTCGATCTGCCAGGCCCCGGGATGCCAGCCGCTCTGATGTATGGGTCGGATGGGATGATAACATACCAGGATGGCAGAATATTCCTGACGAATAAGAAGGGAGTGACCGAGGTGCAGCCCCGAGGCGATGGGATGAACCAGCTTGAGGAACTGATAGCGTGGATCGAAGGCAGAGTTGAGGAGCATAGAGGTTCCGGCAGACAGGCGAGATATACCATGGAGATCATGATGGCCATATATGAGTCGGTCAGGATCAGGGATGTGGTCAGAATGCCTCTCCAGATCAAGGAATCGCCGCTTGAGATGATGCTCAGCGAAGGGATACTCAAGGTCGAAAGGCCCGGAAGATATGACATCCGGGTTCCATTTGAAAATCAAAAATAG